The Shewanella japonica genome has a window encoding:
- a CDS encoding DUF808 domain-containing protein, with product MAGASLLMLLDDIAAILDDVAAMSKVAARKTAGVLGDDLALNAQQVSGVASERELPVVWAVAKGSFLNKLILVPAALLISAFILWAITPLLMFGGLFLCFEGFEKVHHWYVHRKDRQTDLSEQAVIEKSAEDIAAFEKTKVKGAIRTDFVLSAEIIAISLGVVAQSSLLSQFLTLSVIAIIMTVGVYGLVAGIVKIDDLGLYLTKRQGKGALVAFWHKLGFGLLTSAPYLMKGLTIVGTIAMFMVGGGILTHGIHQVSGLITQTALWIAEVEYVGYVLAFITPSILNAILGFIAGAIAVSIFSLFAKLKQGQ from the coding sequence ATGGCTGGCGCAAGTTTATTAATGTTATTGGATGACATTGCTGCAATTTTGGATGATGTTGCTGCTATGAGTAAAGTTGCTGCCAGAAAAACAGCAGGTGTGTTGGGAGACGATTTAGCGCTAAATGCTCAGCAAGTATCAGGTGTTGCCTCTGAACGTGAATTACCTGTTGTGTGGGCCGTTGCTAAGGGCTCTTTTCTCAATAAATTAATTCTTGTTCCAGCTGCTTTATTAATCAGTGCTTTTATTCTTTGGGCAATAACACCGCTGCTCATGTTTGGTGGGTTATTTTTATGCTTTGAAGGATTTGAAAAAGTCCATCATTGGTATGTTCATCGTAAAGATAGGCAAACTGACTTGTCAGAGCAGGCTGTTATAGAAAAATCAGCAGAAGATATTGCGGCTTTTGAAAAGACAAAAGTGAAGGGGGCAATTAGAACTGATTTTGTATTATCAGCAGAGATCATTGCGATTAGCTTGGGTGTTGTGGCTCAAAGCAGTTTGTTAAGTCAGTTTTTAACCTTAAGTGTCATTGCGATTATTATGACTGTTGGCGTTTATGGATTGGTAGCAGGCATTGTTAAGATTGATGATTTAGGGTTGTACTTAACAAAACGACAAGGTAAAGGGGCCTTAGTTGCTTTTTGGCATAAGCTTGGTTTTGGTCTATTAACCTCTGCACCGTACTTAATGAAAGGACTAACAATTGTCGGCACGATAGCAATGTTCATGGTAGGTGGAGGTATTCTGACACATGGTATTCATCAAGTTAGCGGTTTAATTACACAAACAGCGCTATGGATTGCTGAAGTCGAATATGTGGGCTATGTACTGGCATTTATAACACCAAGCATACTCAATGCGATTCTTGGTTTTATTGCCGGTGCCATTGCCGTATCGATATTTTCGCTATTTGCTAAACTAAAGCAAGGACAATAA
- a CDS encoding molybdopterin-containing oxidoreductase family protein has translation MNRRSFLKGSSAFAFSASIMGCSSSDDDNTTEPPVTEPPTPEPDGVFHTTCPRNCGDRCSLLVSTKDGVAVSVSGDPSHPVTAGTPCVKGHAYLESIYSPDRIQQPMKRVGPRGPGATFEPISWEQANSEIAAKLNEVIDTYSGNAIVPYFYSGYSGIGASSGANRFFNRIASRNLQRNICASAGYSGMSSILGEFSGPSPEDYVNTKCFVSWGTNEQATNIHHLKFINEARDKGAKVLVVNPARTPLASQADIWLQPTPGTDATLVIGIAKILIEESLHDTGFIESYTQDYDALLARLEEFTHEQIEAETGVSKSQYQSFARAYAGAECAMIRIGYGLQRTLNGGRMVKAIPTLAALTGNIGKVGAGVVYLNTQAGGLFDWAYSGGSHLTPEDAVRDTVNISEIGKSLLPEDYQHEDGQVGPLAFDEPCDPIKAMIVYSSNPIAIAPDADLIEIGLMRDDLFLVGIDLFQTDTMDYVDYLLPTSSYIEQANMIDSYHCYYAKHSTQAISPLYQSKPDTIIFQDLAKAMGYSDPEFSESIEDILRGTWKGNISYDELCVQNWDSPVVDYPFRKNYDFPTPSGKIEFKDTSGTYFDPEKFNPVIDTGTPESDDFVTKGMTDDEKSREFRLLSPAHPKLSNSQWANVKYIEGTFPQHMVYIHPDDAMRKGISDGDQVKLTASRYGQRDVVIQYTARVEAMTPAGTIFAWKNAWKKLNENGSGTAINQLTNSELTDMNFGSTFHSTRVDIALA, from the coding sequence ATGAACAGACGTAGTTTTTTAAAAGGCAGTAGTGCTTTTGCATTTTCTGCGAGTATCATGGGGTGTTCTAGTAGCGATGATGACAATACAACAGAACCACCTGTAACAGAGCCGCCAACACCTGAACCCGACGGTGTTTTTCATACAACATGTCCAAGAAACTGTGGTGATAGATGTAGCCTGCTAGTTTCAACTAAAGATGGGGTTGCGGTTTCTGTTAGTGGCGATCCTTCGCATCCTGTTACTGCAGGTACGCCATGTGTAAAAGGCCATGCGTATCTCGAATCAATTTACAGTCCTGACCGCATACAGCAACCAATGAAACGCGTTGGTCCTCGTGGTCCTGGCGCAACCTTCGAGCCAATTAGTTGGGAACAAGCTAATAGCGAAATTGCTGCAAAATTAAATGAAGTTATTGATACCTATTCTGGTAATGCCATTGTGCCTTATTTCTATTCAGGCTATAGCGGCATTGGTGCCAGTTCAGGTGCTAACCGTTTCTTTAACCGAATTGCGAGCCGTAATTTACAACGAAACATCTGTGCTAGTGCGGGTTATTCTGGCATGAGCTCAATTTTAGGCGAGTTCTCCGGTCCGAGCCCAGAAGATTACGTCAATACCAAGTGTTTTGTATCGTGGGGAACAAACGAACAAGCGACCAATATTCATCACTTAAAATTTATCAATGAAGCACGTGATAAAGGGGCAAAAGTACTGGTAGTTAACCCAGCAAGAACGCCGCTAGCATCACAGGCAGATATCTGGTTACAACCGACACCAGGGACTGATGCAACATTGGTTATTGGTATTGCTAAGATATTGATTGAAGAAAGCTTGCATGATACTGGGTTTATTGAATCGTATACCCAAGACTATGATGCGTTATTGGCAAGATTAGAAGAATTTACCCATGAGCAAATTGAAGCTGAAACAGGGGTAAGCAAGTCACAGTATCAGTCTTTTGCAAGAGCTTATGCTGGCGCTGAATGTGCAATGATCCGTATTGGTTATGGCTTACAACGTACACTAAATGGTGGGCGTATGGTAAAAGCTATTCCAACGCTAGCTGCTTTAACAGGTAATATTGGTAAAGTCGGTGCAGGCGTTGTGTATCTGAACACTCAAGCTGGTGGGTTGTTTGACTGGGCATATTCTGGCGGTAGTCATTTAACACCAGAAGATGCTGTAAGAGATACTGTCAATATTAGTGAAATTGGTAAATCACTTCTGCCAGAAGATTATCAGCATGAAGACGGTCAAGTCGGCCCATTAGCGTTTGACGAACCATGCGATCCAATTAAAGCGATGATTGTATATTCAAGTAACCCGATTGCTATTGCTCCTGATGCTGATTTAATTGAAATTGGATTAATGCGGGATGACTTATTTTTAGTCGGGATTGATCTATTCCAAACCGATACCATGGACTACGTTGATTATTTACTGCCAACCTCAAGTTACATTGAGCAAGCTAATATGATTGATAGTTACCACTGTTATTATGCTAAACACAGCACGCAAGCGATTAGCCCGTTATATCAGTCAAAACCAGATACCATTATCTTCCAAGATTTAGCTAAAGCCATGGGTTACAGCGACCCTGAGTTTAGTGAAAGTATTGAGGATATTTTACGTGGTACTTGGAAGGGCAACATTAGCTACGATGAACTCTGTGTTCAAAACTGGGATAGCCCAGTGGTTGATTACCCATTCCGTAAAAATTATGACTTCCCAACGCCTAGCGGAAAAATTGAATTTAAAGACACCAGTGGTACTTATTTCGATCCTGAAAAATTCAATCCTGTTATCGATACTGGTACGCCAGAGTCAGATGACTTTGTCACCAAAGGCATGACAGATGATGAAAAATCACGTGAATTCCGTTTACTTTCACCAGCGCATCCCAAGCTGAGTAACTCGCAATGGGCAAACGTTAAGTATATTGAAGGCACTTTCCCGCAACATATGGTTTATATTCACCCAGATGATGCTATGCGCAAAGGGATCAGTGATGGCGACCAAGTTAAGTTAACGGCAAGTCGTTATGGTCAGCGTGATGTGGTGATTCAATACACTGCAAGAGTTGAAGCTATGACACCAGCAGGAACAATTTTCGCTTGGAAAAATGCATGGAAAAAACTCAATGAAAACGGCAGTGGCACTGCTATTAATCAGCTTACCAATAGTGAATTAACCGATATGAACTTTGGTTCAACTTTCCACTCAACTCGTGTTGATATCGCTTTGGCGTAA
- a CDS encoding glycoside hydrolase family 97 protein, whose translation MSPVSRKSQPNVSLLPKRNLARLPLLISLVLLGAHQSALAKTVTVNSPDKRISVSLTDDGDRPEYKVTFNGKEAVLNSRLGLVFETFGEFGSGFDITESSKSTHSSRWQQPWGEREWIDDNHNKLTATFSNGRHQFALEFKVFDDGIGFRYLVPKQASFDKVTHLNITNELTEFSVPDAHHATAWWIPGRGWNRYEYLYQTTSVNKVDRAHTPFTYKLTSGLHLSIHEAALTDYAAMVLDQRRDGTLKADLTPWSDGTLVKTQPGFTTPWRTIQIADAATGLLNSDLILNLNEPNKLGDVSWVEPGKYVGIWWGMHINENTWGSGEKHGATTSETKRYMDFAAKYGFDGVLVEGWNLGWDGSWFHNGDVFSFTQSYDDFDIDAVSAHGANNNVRLIGHHETSGSVTNYRNQMSDAYDLYKQHGVTQIKTGYVADGGDIKRVDSQGIVRHEWHDGQFMVNEYLHSITEAAKRQISINTHEPIKDTGLRRTYPNWISREGARGQEFNAWGTPPNSPEHTSILPYTRMLSGPMDFTPGIFNLAPEGLDAVNRVQTTLAKQLALYVVLYSPIQMAADLPRNYVERLDAFKFIQDVPTDWSESIAVAGEIGDFVAFARKDRASEDWYLGALTDESERELTIKLDFLSSDKSYQAQIYRDGAEADWKTNPYDYVIENKQVTAKDTLTLALATSGGVAIRFIPFD comes from the coding sequence ATGTCGCCGGTTTCAAGGAAGTCTCAACCTAATGTCTCGCTGCTACCCAAAAGAAATTTAGCTCGTCTACCTTTATTAATTAGTCTTGTTTTGCTTGGCGCCCACCAATCGGCTCTCGCAAAAACAGTAACCGTAAATTCTCCAGATAAGCGTATTTCAGTTAGCTTGACCGATGACGGTGACAGACCGGAATATAAAGTAACTTTTAACGGTAAAGAAGCCGTACTTAATTCAAGACTAGGGTTAGTTTTTGAAACATTTGGTGAATTTGGTAGCGGTTTTGATATTACAGAGTCCAGTAAGTCAACGCACTCTTCTCGATGGCAACAACCTTGGGGCGAGCGTGAATGGATAGACGACAACCATAATAAGCTGACAGCGACTTTTTCTAATGGTCGGCACCAATTTGCACTGGAGTTCAAAGTATTTGATGACGGTATCGGATTTAGATATCTCGTCCCCAAGCAAGCGTCATTTGATAAAGTGACTCACCTTAATATCACAAATGAGCTGACAGAATTTTCCGTTCCTGATGCGCATCATGCAACTGCGTGGTGGATCCCTGGCCGAGGCTGGAACCGTTATGAGTATTTATATCAAACAACATCGGTTAACAAAGTCGACCGTGCCCACACACCTTTCACTTACAAATTAACTTCAGGGCTTCACTTAAGTATTCATGAAGCGGCTCTAACAGATTACGCAGCGATGGTATTAGATCAGCGCCGAGATGGCACGCTTAAAGCCGATCTCACCCCTTGGTCTGATGGCACCTTAGTCAAAACTCAACCTGGTTTCACTACCCCTTGGCGCACTATTCAAATTGCTGATGCAGCAACAGGACTTCTCAATTCAGATTTAATCCTTAACCTGAATGAACCGAACAAACTCGGTGATGTTTCATGGGTTGAACCTGGTAAATACGTCGGTATTTGGTGGGGGATGCACATTAATGAAAACACTTGGGGTTCTGGCGAAAAACACGGTGCAACCACCTCAGAAACGAAACGTTATATGGATTTTGCAGCTAAGTACGGTTTTGATGGTGTTCTCGTTGAAGGCTGGAATCTTGGTTGGGATGGAAGCTGGTTCCATAACGGTGATGTATTCAGTTTTACTCAGTCTTATGATGATTTTGATATTGATGCTGTCAGTGCACATGGAGCAAACAACAATGTGCGTTTAATTGGCCATCATGAAACTTCAGGTTCTGTGACCAACTACCGCAATCAAATGAGTGACGCTTATGATTTATATAAGCAACACGGCGTAACACAAATCAAAACAGGTTATGTTGCTGATGGTGGCGACATTAAGCGAGTCGACTCGCAAGGTATTGTTCGCCATGAATGGCATGATGGTCAATTTATGGTTAATGAGTATCTTCATAGCATTACAGAAGCTGCTAAACGTCAAATTAGTATTAATACTCACGAGCCAATAAAAGACACTGGTTTAAGACGAACCTACCCTAACTGGATTTCTCGTGAAGGCGCTCGCGGACAAGAATTTAATGCATGGGGAACGCCTCCTAACAGTCCAGAGCATACCTCAATATTGCCATATACACGCATGCTATCAGGACCGATGGACTTCACTCCGGGTATTTTTAATCTTGCCCCTGAGGGACTTGATGCCGTTAACCGCGTCCAGACAACCCTCGCAAAACAACTGGCTTTGTATGTTGTACTATACAGTCCAATTCAAATGGCAGCTGATTTACCAAGAAATTACGTTGAACGATTAGATGCATTTAAATTCATTCAAGATGTACCAACGGATTGGAGCGAGAGTATTGCAGTCGCTGGCGAGATTGGTGATTTTGTTGCCTTTGCACGAAAAGACCGCGCTTCAGAGGATTGGTATTTAGGCGCACTAACCGACGAATCTGAGCGGGAGTTAACAATCAAGTTAGACTTTTTATCATCTGATAAATCCTATCAAGCACAAATATATCGTGATGGAGCCGAAGCTGATTGGAAGACCAATCCATACGATTATGTTATTGAAAACAAGCAAGTAACAGCGAAAGATACCTTAACATTAGCCCTTGCCACCAGCGGCGGTGTAGCGATTCGTTTTATCCCATTCGATTAA
- a CDS encoding TorD/DmsD family molecular chaperone, with amino-acid sequence MSNSDNVKSIALMFNILAEIFYRNPDEEFKNTLSELDISIFITNKTNLQDLALLKIDEIKQLASQLPLLALKQDFNALFVRPKGKLAYPWGSVYLNKQNRLFDHTTLAFMDFCKLQDLNFNLEHNEPTDHFSLMLVALVHCLELDSVSGLASSQGEEGTSRTEVLLSQHLLPWSERFLTLVIDNDNSGLYSAAAQLSKLLLADLTAELSITVVEVELYK; translated from the coding sequence ATGAGTAATTCAGATAACGTTAAATCTATAGCGTTAATGTTTAATATTTTAGCTGAAATTTTTTATCGAAATCCTGATGAAGAATTTAAAAATACCTTATCTGAACTCGATATATCAATATTCATAACAAATAAAACGAATTTGCAAGATCTAGCTTTATTAAAAATAGATGAAATTAAACAGTTAGCATCACAACTGCCATTATTAGCACTTAAACAAGATTTTAATGCCTTATTTGTGAGGCCGAAGGGCAAGTTAGCGTATCCTTGGGGATCAGTCTATTTAAATAAACAAAATCGTTTATTTGACCATACAACGCTTGCCTTTATGGACTTTTGTAAGCTCCAAGATCTTAATTTTAATCTTGAACATAATGAACCGACAGATCACTTTAGCCTGATGTTAGTTGCTTTGGTGCATTGTTTAGAACTTGATAGTGTCTCAGGCTTAGCATCTAGCCAAGGTGAAGAGGGGACAAGTCGAACAGAGGTGCTACTGAGCCAACATCTTTTACCTTGGAGTGAACGGTTTTTAACCTTGGTTATAGATAACGATAATAGTGGCTTATACAGTGCAGCAGCGCAGTTAAGCAAGCTATTGTTGGCTGATTTAACTGCCGAGCTGAGTATTACCGTTGTTGAAGTTGAGTTATATAAATAA
- a CDS encoding alpha-amylase family glycosyl hydrolase: MHTLSSNNKPQLRTSVLASALVFFAAGCSHSSTSIENHIAESEDKLHDTAQHNTSALTGKPVIYQVFTRLYGNTNTTNKPWGTIDENGVGKFSDFTDVALQDIKSLGTTHVWYTGVPHHALINDYTDYGISNDDPDVVKGRAGSPYAVKDYYNVNPDLADDPANRLNEFESLILRTHNNGMKVVIDIVPNHVARRYESIDQSSSLPSHRNFGQNDDTNVEYAKNNNFYYIVDQAFQVPDSHQGKQPLGSERHPLSDKLFEESPAKWTGNGSRLAKPDANDWYETVKVNYGVKPDGTYDFPTLPEGFNKKNPAEHYLFWQSQLPTAIPDSWIKFKDITEFWLAKGVDGFRYDMAEMVPVEFWSYLNSNIKHINPDAFLLAEVYNPSLYRDYIHLGKMDYLYDKVDLYDTLKDIIHGKTATSQIAVDQAKVADIEEHMLHFLENHDEQRINTTDFAGSPEAALPAMVVSTTISRSPTLLYFGQDVGEKGAENAGFGQATRTSIFDYVGVPAHQRWMNNGKFDGGQSTEAEKSLRAYYQTLLNLSHTASALNGEYFELDTHNRDASVATKNGYSDKLFAFSRYDENQFIVVISNFSQQEATDLTLSLPKALLKAVSLTDGVYKMTDLLTTEEQTEMTVNQDIGTISITLKPLQSSVLMIEL; the protein is encoded by the coding sequence ATGCATACCCTATCAAGTAATAATAAACCACAACTGCGGACTTCTGTACTCGCCAGCGCACTCGTATTTTTTGCTGCAGGGTGTAGTCACTCCAGCACATCGATTGAAAATCACATTGCAGAATCAGAAGATAAGCTTCACGATACAGCACAACACAACACAAGTGCTTTGACTGGAAAGCCGGTCATATATCAAGTCTTCACGCGTTTATATGGTAATACCAATACAACCAACAAACCCTGGGGAACCATAGATGAAAATGGTGTCGGTAAGTTTAGTGATTTTACTGATGTTGCCTTACAGGACATAAAATCACTTGGAACCACGCACGTTTGGTACACAGGTGTGCCCCATCATGCATTGATCAATGACTACACTGATTATGGGATCAGTAATGATGATCCTGACGTTGTAAAAGGCCGTGCAGGTTCTCCCTATGCAGTAAAAGATTATTATAACGTTAACCCTGATTTAGCTGATGATCCTGCTAATCGCTTAAATGAGTTTGAATCACTTATATTGCGCACCCACAACAATGGCATGAAAGTGGTTATCGATATCGTGCCGAATCACGTTGCAAGGCGCTATGAGTCGATTGATCAATCATCTAGCTTACCTAGTCATCGTAATTTTGGCCAAAACGATGACACTAATGTGGAATACGCTAAAAATAACAACTTTTACTATATTGTAGATCAAGCATTTCAAGTGCCTGACAGTCATCAAGGAAAGCAGCCTTTAGGCAGCGAACGACATCCACTTTCAGATAAATTATTTGAAGAAAGCCCTGCTAAATGGACAGGGAATGGATCGCGATTAGCAAAGCCAGATGCGAATGATTGGTATGAAACTGTAAAAGTTAACTATGGTGTCAAACCTGACGGTACCTATGACTTCCCTACACTTCCTGAAGGATTCAATAAAAAGAACCCTGCTGAGCATTACTTGTTTTGGCAATCTCAACTGCCAACAGCCATACCTGATTCATGGATTAAGTTTAAAGACATCACCGAGTTTTGGTTAGCAAAAGGGGTTGATGGTTTTCGCTATGATATGGCAGAGATGGTTCCTGTAGAATTCTGGAGCTATTTGAACAGTAATATTAAACACATCAATCCAGACGCTTTTTTATTAGCCGAAGTCTATAACCCAAGTCTGTATCGTGACTATATTCACCTAGGAAAGATGGACTACCTTTATGATAAGGTCGATTTATACGACACATTAAAAGACATTATTCATGGTAAAACTGCTACATCTCAAATAGCCGTTGATCAGGCCAAAGTCGCGGATATTGAAGAGCATATGCTGCACTTTTTAGAGAACCATGACGAACAAAGGATCAATACCACTGATTTTGCTGGTAGTCCTGAAGCAGCCTTACCAGCTATGGTCGTATCGACCACGATTAGCCGTTCACCTACTCTTTTGTATTTCGGTCAAGATGTCGGTGAAAAAGGCGCTGAAAACGCAGGTTTCGGTCAGGCCACACGTACGAGTATCTTTGATTATGTGGGCGTACCAGCGCATCAACGTTGGATGAACAATGGTAAATTTGATGGCGGGCAATCAACTGAAGCAGAGAAATCTCTTCGTGCTTACTATCAAACATTGTTAAATTTAAGCCATACTGCATCTGCACTCAATGGCGAATATTTTGAGCTAGATACACATAACCGTGATGCATCTGTAGCAACAAAAAATGGTTACTCAGACAAGCTGTTTGCATTTAGCCGTTATGATGAAAACCAATTTATCGTTGTCATCAGCAATTTTAGTCAACAAGAAGCAACAGACTTAACGTTAAGTTTACCTAAAGCCTTGCTTAAAGCGGTAAGCTTAACTGATGGTGTTTATAAGATGACAGATTTACTAACGACTGAAGAACAGACTGAGATGACGGTTAATCAAGATATTGGCACAATATCGATAACGCTAAAACCATTACAATCTAGTGTGTTAATGATTGAACTATAA
- a CDS encoding 4Fe-4S dicluster domain-containing protein — MSEQKCFVFRQENCVGCEACTVACQAGNDVNEFVTLRDISQGEKINSEGREVSVFLSQSCHHCESPVCVEKCPQGAMIQRDDGIVYIDESTCIGCGVCHYACPYDAPKIDPSRGVLTKCDMCKDRLDLGEKPFCVTGCPVQVLDVMDLSEALALPGASMSGDGHQDLGTAPSTVFIKLRG, encoded by the coding sequence ATGTCTGAACAAAAATGTTTTGTATTTCGCCAAGAAAACTGTGTCGGCTGTGAAGCATGTACCGTCGCTTGCCAAGCAGGTAACGACGTCAATGAATTCGTTACTTTGCGCGATATTAGCCAAGGCGAAAAAATAAATAGTGAAGGTAGAGAAGTTTCGGTATTTTTATCTCAGTCTTGTCACCATTGTGAGTCACCGGTTTGTGTCGAGAAATGTCCACAAGGTGCGATGATCCAACGAGATGATGGCATTGTATACATAGATGAATCTACTTGTATTGGTTGTGGTGTTTGCCATTATGCGTGTCCTTATGATGCGCCTAAGATCGACCCAAGTCGAGGTGTGCTAACCAAATGTGATATGTGCAAGGATAGGCTTGATCTCGGTGAAAAACCTTTCTGTGTAACGGGATGTCCCGTACAGGTTCTTGATGTGATGGATCTCAGTGAGGCGTTAGCGTTACCTGGTGCGAGTATGTCAGGTGATGGTCATCAAGATTTAGGTACTGCGCCAAGTACAGTCTTTATTAAATTAAGAGGTTAG
- a CDS encoding MFS transporter encodes MSADNTSHQGTPNKQSLRQQPELNFWQIFNMCFGFLGIQFGFALQNANVSRIFQTLGAEIDEIPILWIAAPLTGLIVQPIIGYLSDNTWNGLGRRRPYFLIGAVCTTLALFIMPHSPVLWVAAGMLWIMDASINIAMEPFRAFVGDNLPKSQRTQGYAMQSFFIGIGAVVASALPYLLTNYFDVANTAPEGEIADSVRYAFYFGGAVLFLAVGWTIVTSKEYSPEELASFHQENDEELIAENNSDSRTRTAKQYQFASMLWMAIGGGLTGLVFGLSLDKQLYILTIGIFVFGPLQFYCAKALAKVNPNDIAERESLGMVFNVVDNLFHMPKAMHQLAIVQFFSWFALFAMWIYTTSAVTSYHYGTSDVLTKAYNDGADWVGMLFASYNGFAAVAAIAIPFLAKAVGIRFTHTINLTLGGLGLISFYFISDPALLWIPMIGVGIAWASILSVPYAMLSGILPPKKMGVFMGIFNFFIVIPQLLAASVLGVILNTLFDGEPIFALITGGVFMIIAGIAVLFVDQPKQ; translated from the coding sequence ATGTCTGCCGATAATACATCGCATCAGGGTACACCGAATAAACAATCGCTTCGTCAGCAACCAGAATTAAACTTCTGGCAAATTTTCAATATGTGTTTTGGATTTTTGGGGATCCAATTTGGTTTTGCACTTCAAAACGCTAATGTCAGCCGTATTTTTCAAACCCTAGGCGCTGAGATTGATGAAATTCCAATCTTATGGATTGCTGCTCCGTTAACAGGACTTATCGTCCAGCCCATTATTGGCTACTTAAGTGATAATACATGGAATGGACTAGGTCGCCGTCGCCCTTATTTTTTAATTGGCGCAGTTTGTACCACACTCGCTTTATTTATCATGCCGCATTCTCCAGTTTTATGGGTCGCAGCGGGCATGCTTTGGATCATGGATGCCTCAATTAACATTGCCATGGAGCCATTTCGTGCGTTTGTTGGAGATAACCTACCAAAGTCTCAGCGTACTCAAGGCTATGCGATGCAAAGCTTCTTTATTGGAATCGGCGCCGTTGTAGCGTCAGCCTTGCCGTATTTATTAACCAACTATTTTGATGTGGCGAATACTGCTCCTGAAGGCGAAATTGCCGACTCGGTACGTTACGCATTTTATTTTGGTGGCGCCGTTTTATTCCTCGCGGTTGGATGGACCATCGTAACCTCTAAAGAATATTCACCTGAAGAACTGGCCTCTTTTCATCAAGAAAATGATGAAGAATTAATAGCTGAAAACAATAGTGATAGCCGCACTAGAACAGCTAAGCAATATCAATTTGCTTCTATGCTTTGGATGGCGATTGGTGGTGGTTTAACAGGTTTAGTTTTTGGCCTTTCGTTAGATAAGCAGCTTTATATATTGACCATCGGTATTTTTGTATTTGGCCCTTTGCAATTTTACTGCGCCAAAGCCCTCGCAAAAGTTAATCCAAATGACATCGCTGAGCGCGAAAGTCTAGGCATGGTATTTAACGTAGTTGATAATTTATTCCATATGCCAAAAGCCATGCACCAATTGGCCATCGTACAATTCTTTTCATGGTTTGCCTTATTCGCGATGTGGATTTATACCACTTCAGCAGTCACCTCTTACCATTACGGTACCAGTGATGTACTGACCAAAGCCTACAATGATGGCGCTGATTGGGTCGGTATGCTATTCGCTTCATATAATGGTTTTGCTGCTGTTGCTGCGATTGCAATACCGTTTCTAGCAAAAGCAGTCGGAATAAGATTCACACATACCATCAATTTAACATTGGGTGGTTTGGGGCTTATCAGCTTTTATTTCATTAGCGATCCTGCCCTACTTTGGATACCTATGATTGGAGTCGGCATCGCTTGGGCGTCAATCTTATCAGTACCGTACGCAATGCTATCTGGGATCTTACCACCTAAGAAAATGGGGGTATTTATGGGAATATTTAACTTTTTCATTGTTATCCCTCAATTGCTTGCGGCCAGTGTTTTAGGCGTAATTCTTAATACATTATTTGATGGAGAGCCAATCTTTGCATTAATTACTGGCGGTGTGTTTATGATTATTGCGGGTATCGCAGTGTTGTTTGTAGACCAACCAAAACAATAA